The bacterium DNA segment GTCCAGGTTGAAAACTCCCGCGCTGAGCCATTCGAAGTAGTTGGTGTCCAGCCCGTCGAGGACCGGTTCGACGATCCCGAAGGGAGCCCTCACGTGCCCCCGGACCTTTCCTTTCTTTATGGGTTCGAGGAGCTCCAGGAGGATCGGTATCCCCGCGAAACGGTAAGCGTTGATGAGGTGGAGACGGAACAGCTCGTCGAAACGGGCGGCAAGGGTCGTGAAGTGGTCGTCACCGAACCACCAGTACCAGTCGCTGCCCTCGGCGATGAGGATCTGCTCCATGGCATTTTCCCGTGCCGCGGCGTCCAGCCCGGGAAGGGCCGCCTCGATGGTGTCCCGGGTGCGGCACACCAGTTCCCAGGCCCTGTTCTTTTCCGAATGCCCCACCCAGGTCGAAAGCCGGCCGCCGATCCAGGATCCGGGAACGATGTCGCCGAGCCTGCCGGCATTGCCTGACTGCAGGGCCTCGCTGAAAGTCACCATCTCGATGGCCGGATCGCTGCCCAGGGCCTCGTAAAGGCCCTCCAGGAAAGGCCGGCCGTTCTCCGGGTAGTGCTCCCAGGCGTTCTCCCCGTCCAGGATGACCGCAACGACCCCGTCGTCGCGGTCCAGCCCTTTCCTGATGGCGTGCAAGCGTCCGAGGAAATTGCCCACCGCTTCGGACGCTTCCATCCTCTGGTAGGTAAAGCCGATGAGATCCGAAAGCTCGCGGTCGCGGAAGAACATGGCGATCTCGCCGCTGCCGGTCTGGATTTTCCACGGCCGATACAACTCGTTCCGCCTCCCGCCGAAACCGGGGAAAGGCACTCCCAGGCTGTTGGCGAGGACTTCCTCGTCGGATGCCGCATAGGCGACCCCCCTCGCCGCCATGATCTCCAGGGCCGGAAGGGACACGCCGCCCTCCGAGGGCCACATGCCGCGGCATTTTGAGCCGAAGGTCCTTTCGTACCGCTCCAGGGCCCTGTCGACGTGGGTGGGGGCGTCGGCGGCGAGGCTGCCGCAGGTAACGGGAAGGGGCAGGCCGCGCTGCACCGCCCTCGCGCTGTTGAAATCATAGAGCAGGGGTAAAATGGGGTGATAATAGGGGGTCGAAGTGATCTCGACAGCCCCGGATTCCTGGGCCTTCCGGTATGCCGGGACGATCTCCTGGATCTTGCTCAGGAGCAGGTCGACGAGGGTCGTCTTGTCCTTCTGGGTGAAGCCCATCCCCCTGGTGATGAGTTCACGGATGAGGGGCTCTTCCTCCCGGAAAAAGGTGCCGGTCCAGGCCAGGAGAAAAAGAACCTGCAGGTCGAGGAGCTCCTGGTGGGAAAAAAACCCTGTCACCGCCTCCTTAGCCTGGCGGCGGTTCCACCTGTCGTAGAGCTGGTAATAACGCCGGAGGGGCAGGATCTGGTGGCGCACGGAGCCGATGAAGAGAAGATCGTAAAGCAGTGTGAGATCGTCTTCCTCCAGGCCCTCCACCGGCCGGAGCAGGACCTCCAGGAAAAGGTCAGACCCAGGGACCGCGAACCCCTCGATCTGGTCGAGGAGCGATGGCACGAGGTTGAAGGTGGTGCGCACCGATCCGTGCATCTGCGCCAGGCGAACCATGTCGTAATAGTCCTTTGTGGCGTGGATAAACGTCAGGGGCATCACGGAGGTGCCGTCGTACCCGTTGCGGTAGCACGGCTGGTGCATGTGCCACCAGAGGGCCAGGCGGATCCTGTCAGCCATGGGACGTCACCTCTCCAGCGCCCATCGGCTGATGCGGCGCCCCCAGGTGTTGATCAGCCTGCGCGCCTTGGCGGGGTCCCCGCTTTCCACGGCAAGCCTGACACGCGGCCCGTGGACGTCGGGCAGAAGCAGGATCCAGGAGTCGTCCATGGCAGCGTGGACTCCGTCAGTGAAGGACAGCTCAAGATCGCCGACGGCCTGCCGGAAGTTCCTCATAACCCGCCCCTTGTTCTCCGCCGGGCACACGGCGCTCAGGGAATGGTAATGTGTCACGGGCAGTCCGTCGACGATCTCCGAAAGGGTCCCACCCGCCGAGGCCATCATCTCCAGGATCACAGCCAGGGAAAACATGGCATCCCAGTGGGGGGCAAATCGGGTAAAGGCAAAGGCTCCGTCCACATTGGCCGC contains these protein-coding regions:
- a CDS encoding glycoside hydrolase family 57 protein, yielding MADRIRLALWWHMHQPCYRNGYDGTSVMPLTFIHATKDYYDMVRLAQMHGSVRTTFNLVPSLLDQIEGFAVPGSDLFLEVLLRPVEGLEEDDLTLLYDLLFIGSVRHQILPLRRYYQLYDRWNRRQAKEAVTGFFSHQELLDLQVLFLLAWTGTFFREEEPLIRELITRGMGFTQKDKTTLVDLLLSKIQEIVPAYRKAQESGAVEITSTPYYHPILPLLYDFNSARAVQRGLPLPVTCGSLAADAPTHVDRALERYERTFGSKCRGMWPSEGGVSLPALEIMAARGVAYAASDEEVLANSLGVPFPGFGGRRNELYRPWKIQTGSGEIAMFFRDRELSDLIGFTYQRMEASEAVGNFLGRLHAIRKGLDRDDGVVAVILDGENAWEHYPENGRPFLEGLYEALGSDPAIEMVTFSEALQSGNAGRLGDIVPGSWIGGRLSTWVGHSEKNRAWELVCRTRDTIEAALPGLDAAARENAMEQILIAEGSDWYWWFGDDHFTTLAARFDELFRLHLINAYRFAGIPILLELLEPIKKGKVRGHVRAPFGIVEPVLDGLDTNYFEWLSAGVFNLDFEQGSMHRSDPVLRQLMYGFDEQCLYLRLESADHFAEKAEGMTLAVELEGPVKAAFRFRVVRGEMETLDGDQRSAGVRGACDKIGEFALPLVTLGAEPGMEILLSFSLWRGSEPVEKAPLFSMVRIPVPEDYDLEYWIV